From Scatophagus argus isolate fScaArg1 chromosome 10, fScaArg1.pri, whole genome shotgun sequence, a single genomic window includes:
- the pprc1 gene encoding peroxisome proliferator-activated receptor gamma coactivator-related protein 1, producing MAARWGAGEETLTACNMEFFPMDTLDETAVLSSGETLEALQSCLDPSILSIFEDTPTVETKGLDDESEATLLTALTEILDNVDDENLSPFDTLPDSDLLSGQKGREHSPLRRLLCLSRSPPEKDAIFSTRPLPAGKSLPRIQADSLQRSDGEEEEDGSLTLSPVGHESSIDNNLLDWEGLTLPLPVTFEQQGEDGLSVSLGDLVRHMHPYCMTLCVENEEGEQMLPEGGILLEVVDQGENGEAILAIPDLDLSVSQPYEEQSSEKEQKVSDDGEVVASENSEHIVVDDDEEDITASHAPLKVAAPVTLDLCSDIKDETIIKRQTEEIKERSPSRRKKKKKCKEQCQPKPAEGRVLRSGTVRSTVQELPKKPEKRSLKKEKKPLKVPLASAPVLPSVKPKKLNSCQTETQAEITTATRLPETNVQVATSLSSRQEMTALKASPEQSQTNCSPTAVISQQPEETPKQLSLAPEKLEVSSAASSAVLPPVPSEGPAAAPSPVLPEMTSPVREAVPPVALAVSEPKPKSLSLAEYRRLRQQKKPAPVENQDNGKVSKWPSLPEPPKELLPIPCLPDPSPKDPRRPNPQVAKKEVEEVRPAWQPRGPCAPPTPEALLVPPAYMVVSSSKASGGMSVPKPQQTPEPSKTSLPPKPSSPAANSVKSLPTPQLTTAVPSVPQKSSSTASLKPHSQIMSAADGKTSPAFSGERGEVDVRPQSLPVSPKLVELIKTCPKTTTEAIKLTDATLSAPSVPPKITVVYQNVPEVNASTLTDNPITSDSKYSKASGTGPARVSHSSDSPSLKAEPVILETKGTPTTAVKPQTVKSSTQELIEAFTSEIGIEASDLTSLLEQFEETQAKEQQCVPGVSGRAAAVGNSSVDLAPEKTVVERVRANDLSSTAALTPPATPPHQMWKPLAPVALLGKSKAAEAYKSSPSKVIQIEARPLPAVRSRSSRPTSVATAAPEVACMDHDYCLPSKGTGETGKRWNVKQQSFITIRPIKATATTTQTPPATPASSAQSTTNVAVTRKTQDFPLMGSLDHMTDHRRERSSVLETPDASPARQDTDATVKEGSPRRGPFGRSYRQHAASRTPSPVSSPKERTGGRSRKRRSHRSPSPMSSGSESDSHSSRSRSRSNSPSKKRYRPRHSRSSSSSSSGSSSRSSPSVSHSPPRRRRRYSYSSSRSGSWSRSRSRSQSPQRQSQWSRRLYRPSCRPSYGHSVNTNTERTKKCKEKAIEERRVVYVGRIRGTMTQKELKERFSLFGEIEECTLHFRDQGDNYGFVTYYNTKDAFTAIENGSKLRKPDELPFDLCFGGRRQFCQTSYADLDSNREYDPLPARGKFHALDFDTLLKQAQQNLKR from the exons ATGGCGGCGCGGTGGGGAGCAGGCGAGGAGACTTTAACTGCGTGCAATATGGAATTTTTCCCCATGGATACACTAGACGAG ACTGCTGTGCTCAGCTCTGGAGAAACTCTGGAGGCCTTACAAAGCTGCTTAGATCCTTCCATTCTTTCTATCTTTGAGGACACACCGACAGTAGAG ACAAAAGGATTAGACGATGAGAGTGAAGCCACGCTGCTAACCGCCCTGACGGAGATCCTTGACAATGTGGATGATGAGAACCTGTCCCCATTTGACACACTGCCTGACTCAGACCTGCTGTCAGGTCAGAAGGGCAGGGAACACTCTCCG CTCAGGAGATTGCTCTGTCTGTCCCGATCCCCTCCAGAGAAAGATGCCATTTTTAGCACAAGACCCTTACCAGCTGGAAAG AGCCTACCCAGGATACAAGCAGACTCTCTCCAGAGGAGTGatggggaagaagaggaagatggcTCCCTCACTCTGAGCCCGGTGGGGCATGAGTCATCTATTGACAACAACTTGCTGGACTGGGAAGGCCTGACCCTCCCACTTCCTGTCACCTTTGAGCAGCAGGGGGAAGATGGTCTTTCAGTTAGCCTTGGGGACTTGGTCAGGCATATGCATCCATACTGTATGACCCTTTGTGTGGAGAATGAAGAGGGGGAGCAGATGTTACCCGAGGGCGGCATCTTGTTGGAGGTTGTGGACCAGGGGGAAAACGGAGAGGCTATCTTGGCCATCCCTGACCTGGATCTTTCCGTCTCTCAGCCATATGAAGAGCAGTCTTCAGAAAAGGAGCAGAAAGTTTCAGATGACGGAGAAGTAGTGGCCTCTGAAAATTCTGAGCATATAGTCGtcgatgatgatgaagaagataTAACAGCCAGCCATGCTCCACTGAAGGTTGCAGCCCCTGTGACGCTAGACCTGTGTTCAGATATTAAAGATGAGACAATCAtaaagaggcagacagaagagATTAAAGAGAGAAGCCCCTCTcggagaaaaaagaaaaagaaatgcaaggAACAATGTCAACCCAAACCTGCGGAGGGAAGGGTCCTTAGGAGTGGCACAGTAAGAAGTACAGTTCAGGAATTGCCCAAAAAGCCTGAAAAAAGGTCattaaaaaaggagaagaaaccCCTAAAGGTTCCTCTTGCTTCAGCTCCTGTTTTGCCCTCTGTAAAACCTAAGAAATTAAATTCATgccaaactgaaacacaagcagaaatCACAACTGCTACACGATTGCCTGAAACAAATGTGCAAGTTGCCACATCTTTGTCATccagacaggaaatgactgcGTTAAAGGCTAGTCCTGAGCAAAGTCAGACTAACTGTTCACCCACAGCAGTGATCTCCCAACAGCCTGAAGAAACACCTAAACAGCTGTCTCTGGCCCCTGAGAAGCTGGAAGTCTCATCAGCAGCGTCCTCTGCTGTCCTTCCTCCGGTGCCTTCAGAGGGCCCTGCAGCTGCTCCCAGTCCCGTCTTACCTGAGATGACATCACCTGTTAGGGAGGCTGTCCCTCCTGTGGCCCTTGCAGTCTCAGAGCCAAAGCCCAAATCACTCAGTCTAGCTGAGTACCGGCGgctcagacagcagaaaaagcCAGCTCCAGTGGAAAATCAAGACAACGGCAAAGTCTCCAAGTGGCCCAGCCTTCCTGAGCCTCCCAAAGAGCTTCTCCCTAttccctgcctgcctgaccccAGCCCAAAGGATCCTCGTCGCCCAAACCCCCAGGTGGCAAagaaggaagtggaggaggtCAGACCTGCCTGGCAGCCAAGGGGACCATGTGCACCACCCACCCCTGAGGCACTGTTGGTGCCACCAGCCTATATGGTTGTGTCATCCAGCAAGGCTTCAGGTGGCATGTCTGTTCCTAAACCCCAGCAAACACCTGAACCCTCTAAAACTTCCCTACCCCCCAAACCCTCAAGCCCTGCTGCTAATTCAGTGAAGAGTTTACCCACACCTCAACTCACCACCGCAGTACCTAGTGTGCCTCAGAAATCTAGTTCCACAGCTTCTTTAAAACCTCATTCTCAGATCATGTCAGCAGCAGATGGGAAAACCTCTCCTGCATTTTCAGGGGAAAGGGGTGAAGTCGATGTAAGGCCTCAATCTCTGCCTGTGTCTCCTAAGCTTGTAGAGCTCATTAAAACCTGTCCTAAAACCACTACAGAGGCGATCAAGCTCACAGATGCTACATTGTCTGCTCCCAGTGTCCCCCCGAAGATCACAGTTGTTTACCAGAACGTGCCTGAGGTCAATGCTTCCACTCTGACGGATAACCCCATCACATCTGATAGCAAGTACTCCAAAGCCAGTGGTACTGGACCAGCTCGTGTTAGTCATTCCTCAGACTCTCCGAGTCTAAAGGCGGAACCTGTTATACTTGAAACTAAAGGGACACCCACTACAGCAGTGAAGCCGCAAACGGTGAAGAGCTCCACACAGGAGCTGATAGAGGCCTTCACCAGTGAGATAG GCATTGAAGCATCTGATCTGACCAGCTTGCTGGAGCAGTTTGAGGAAACACAag CCAAGGAGCAGCAATGTGTGCCGGGGGTCTCTGGTAGAGCAGCAGCTGTAGGAAACTCTAG TGTTGACTTGGCTCCAGAGAAAACAGTTGTGGAGCGTGTGAGAGCTAATGACCTCTCAAGTACTGCAG CTCTGACTCCCCCAGCCACTCCTCCCCATCAAATGTGGAAACCCCTGGCCCCTGTGGCCCTGCTGGGGAAGAGCAAGGCTGCTGAGGCCTACAAGTCGAGCCCCTCCAAGGTTATCCAGATAGAGGCCCGGCCTCTGCCCGCAGTCAGATCCCGCAGCAGCAGACCCACTTCTGTTGCCACGGCCGCCCCCGAAGTGGCTTGCATGGATCACGACTATTGCCTCCCCAGCAAAGGCACCGGAGAGACAGGCAAGCGCTGGAATGTGAAACAACAATCGTTTATCACTATTAGACCCATCAAGGCCACTGCAACCACTACACAAACACCCCCAGCTACACCAGCATCGTCTGCCCAGTCTACCACAAATGTTGCGGTTACACGCAAAACACAAGATTTTCCGCTGATGGGGTCCCTGGATCATATGACTGATCACAGGAGGGAGAGAAGCTCAGTTCTGGAGACTCCTGATGCTTCGCCTGCTCGGCAGGACACTGATGCCACTGTTAAAGAAGGAAGCCCCAGGAGAGGTCCTTTTGGGAGGTCCTACCGTCAACACGCTGCTTCTCGCACACCTAGCCCCGTATCTAGTCCCAAAGAAAGGACCGGAGGTCGGTCTAGAAAAAGAAGATCCCATCGTTCTCCCAGCCCCATGTCCAGTGGTTCAGAGTCAGACTCCCATTCATCTCGATCTCGGTCTAGATCAAATTCTCCATCTAAGAAAAG GTATCGCCCCCGTCACTCTAGGAGTAGTTCCAGCTCCTCATCTGGTTCCTCATCtcgctcctctccctctgtgtcccaCTCCCCtcccaggaggaggaggaggtactCTTATTCCTCCTCTCGCTCTGGTTCTTGGAGTCGCTCTAGGTCGCGGTCTCAATCCCCTCAGAGACAATCACAGTGGAGCAGAAGATTGTACAG ACCCTCATGCAGGCCCAGCTATGGTCACAGTGTAAATACAAATACggaaagaacaaagaaatgcaaGGAGAAAGCCATT GAGGAGCGGCGCGTTGTTTACGTTGGTCGAATTCGGGGAACAATGACCCAAAAAGAACTTAAGGAGCGCTTCTCCTTATTTGGCGAGATTGAAGAATGTACCCTGCACTTCAGAGACCAGGG GGACAACTATGGCTTTGTGACTTATTACAACACCAAGGATGCTTTCACAGCCATCGAGAATGGAAGCAAGCTGCGCAAGCCTGATGAACTGCCATTTGATCTCTGTTTTGGTGGAAGGAGACAGTTCTGCCAAACCAGCTACGCTGACCTAG ATTCGAATAGAGAGTACGATCCATTGCCTGCGAGAGGCAAGTTTCATGCACTAGACTTCGACACTTTACTGAAGCAGGCCCAGCAGAATCTGAAGAGGTAA